The following proteins come from a genomic window of Bactrocera tryoni isolate S06 unplaced genomic scaffold, CSIRO_BtryS06_freeze2 scaffold_760, whole genome shotgun sequence:
- the LOC120781945 gene encoding uncharacterized protein LOC120781945 — translation MPLGDRKPSELFSEMKRVAGTTLNDSLLNDLWVTRLPPYVQAAQIAQIADSIVESIGWQNGHVDIVSANNDISILKTEIAELTRCMKKHLNFKNDRIRSRSPSRTKRVRHSAQRDTSENFCWYHRKFADKATKCRTGKQPEVANNHRLRIFDSSSNISFLIDTGADVSVIPSNTKTARVNTTGLKLFAANGSPIKVYGEVLLKLNLKLRREFVWNFLIADVSHAIIGADFLSNFEHLGDHQTASNGHVNQLRCSSSDFNEWPARFSRPRRLSPEKLTAARAEFDYLLKLGICRPSSSNWSSPLHMVRKADGTWRPCWDYRALNAQTIPDRYPLPFLQDFANVLAGNTIFSKIDLQKAFHQVPVHPDDVCKTAITTPFGLYEFTKMTFGLRNAAQTFQRIINEVFRGLDFVFTYLDDVCVASKSNEEHRKHLRQVFKDYESITSQLTQRNRNLVLRNSNFGAFHHQGWYSTIRESRRGYSEL, via the exons aTGCCCCTGGGTGACCGAAAACCCAGCGAGCTGTTTAGCGAGATGAAGCGTGTTGCCGGCACCACCCTCAATGACAGTTTGTTGAACGATTTGTGGGTAACGCGTCTCCCACCGTACGTACAAGCAGCACAAATTGCACAAATTGCCGACTCCATCGTGGAATCCATCGGTTGGCAAAACGGTCATGTAGACATTGTATCTGCAAATAACGACATTTCTATCCTGAAAACCGAAATCGCAGAATTAACGCGCTGTATGAAAAAGCACCTTAACTTTAAGAATGACCGTATTCGTTCAAGGTCACCTTCACGAACTAAAAGAGTACGACATAGCGCACAACGTGATACTTCGGAGAACTTTTGTTGGTACCATCGAAAATTTGCTGACAAAGCTACGAAGTGCC GTACTGGCAAGCAACCTGAGGTCGCCAACAACCACCGACTTCGTATCTTTGACTCTTCGTCGAACATTAGCTTTCTCATCGATACTGGCGCTGATGTGTCCGTAATACCGTCAAATACGAAGACAGCTAGAGTCAACACCACCGGATTGAAATTGTTTGCCGCGAACGGCTCACCTATTAAAGTATACGGTGAAgttctattaaaattaaatttaaaattacgtcGCGAATTCGTTTGGAATTTTCTGATCGCCGACGTCTCTCATGCCATTATCGGCGCAGATTTTTTGAGTAACTTCG AACACTTGGG AGATCACCAGACCGCCTCCAATGGGCACGTCAACCAACTCCGCTGTAGCTCATCGGATTTTAACGAATGGCCAGCCCGTTTTTCGCGGCCACGACGACTCTCGCCAGAGAAATTAACTGCAGCTCGAGCCGAATTCGACTATCTTCTAAAGTTGGGCATTTGCCGTCCATCCAGCAGTAACTGGTCCAGTCCACTGCACATGGTGCGGAAAGCCGATGGAACATGGAGGCCATGCTGGGATTACCGAGCCCTTAATGCACAGACAATACCGGACCGTTACCCCTTACCGTTTCTGCAGGATTTCGCAAATGTGTTAGCAggcaatacaattttttcaaaaattgaccTACAGAAGGCATTTCATCAGGTGCCTGTACACCCCGACGACGTGTGCAAAACTGCTATAACTACGCCGTTCGGACTCTATGAGTTCACTAAGATGACTTTCGGCCTTCGAAATGCTGCCCAAACATTCCAACGCATAATAAATGAAGTATTTCGTGGCCTTGACTTTGTTTTTACATACTTAGACGACGTATGTGTAGCTTCAAAGTCGAATGAGGAACATCGAAAACATCTGCGACAGGTGTTTAAAGATTACGAGAGCATAACCTCACAATTAACGCAGCGAAATCGGAATTTGGTGTTACGAAACTCGAATTTTGGGGCATTCCATCACCAAGGATGGTATTCGACCATTAGAGAATCGCGTAGAGGCTATTCGGAACTTTGA